One genomic window of Effusibacillus lacus includes the following:
- a CDS encoding anti-sigma factor domain-containing protein, translating to MHETKGIIMKVTGSHAIVMTKDRQFLRIPAQAGMRIGQEVDMPASSKKRFAAWNGIGLLVACLALALGVWQMKPLFEPGPVSAYVAIDINPSLELAVDKEKEVLQVVPLNPDGEALVKGLHLKGKSIESAVTDLADEAAKQGFLKQDSEILVTATDAGASRLNIEDLEQQVMTSMRQTLQQSGIAANVGGVLVSQEIRQEAMTVGLSPGKYALYLQAQAREIPVTVEELKNQSVSDVAKQHGKDMKEIMQSMSGSKKLEDLLAELKEKHLKAIQQKQNNGNRQDNKKNRENEKDENKKDDDKKDEDKKDNGKDQSDSRPGWKGREDGKPGSDNGRPRAVIPFKDGDIDGNSGKDSDKEEHKKKNENEQKEGLEEWLKQFFEKRDSKHRQEENKNQDDQDDDR from the coding sequence ATGCATGAAACAAAAGGAATCATCATGAAAGTAACTGGCTCCCATGCGATTGTAATGACAAAAGACCGGCAGTTTTTGCGGATTCCTGCACAGGCCGGGATGCGTATAGGGCAAGAGGTTGATATGCCAGCCTCGTCCAAGAAGCGATTTGCCGCATGGAATGGGATTGGGCTGCTGGTGGCCTGTCTTGCTCTTGCACTTGGCGTATGGCAGATGAAACCGCTATTTGAGCCAGGTCCGGTTTCGGCATATGTTGCCATTGATATCAATCCAAGCCTGGAACTGGCAGTCGACAAGGAGAAAGAGGTTCTGCAGGTGGTTCCCTTAAACCCTGACGGCGAGGCGTTGGTCAAGGGGCTGCATCTGAAAGGGAAGTCAATTGAATCGGCCGTTACCGATTTGGCAGACGAAGCGGCAAAGCAGGGTTTCCTCAAGCAGGATAGCGAAATTCTTGTCACCGCAACGGATGCGGGGGCTTCCCGGTTAAACATTGAAGATCTGGAACAACAAGTAATGACATCCATGCGCCAAACCCTGCAACAGTCTGGAATTGCCGCCAATGTGGGAGGCGTCCTCGTGTCGCAGGAGATCCGCCAGGAAGCGATGACGGTAGGGCTTTCTCCGGGAAAATACGCACTTTATCTGCAGGCACAAGCCCGTGAAATTCCCGTAACCGTCGAGGAATTGAAGAATCAGTCGGTCTCCGATGTAGCCAAACAGCACGGCAAAGACATGAAAGAAATTATGCAAAGCATGAGTGGCAGCAAAAAATTGGAGGATCTGCTGGCGGAATTGAAAGAGAAGCACCTGAAGGCGATACAGCAAAAGCAAAACAACGGAAACCGGCAGGATAACAAGAAGAACCGTGAGAACGAGAAAGATGAGAACAAAAAAGACGACGACAAGAAAGATGAAGACAAGAAAGACAACGGCAAGGACCAATCAGACAGCCGGCCCGGATGGAAAGGCCGTGAGGACGGCAAACCCGGTTCTGATAATGGCAGGCCAAGAGCGGTGATTCCATTCAAAGACGGGGACATTGACGGAAATTCCGGAAAAGATTCGGACAAAGAGGAACACAAGAAGAAAAATGAAAACGAGCAAAAAGAAGGCTTGGAAGAATGGCTGAAACAGTTCTTCGAGAAGCGGGATTCCAAGCATCGGCAGGAGGAAAACAAGAATCAGGACGACCAAGACGATGACAGATAA
- the sigI gene encoding RNA polymerase sigma factor SigI, with translation MAILPFRRKKTEEHSDLNQLIDLIQKGDSRLRNKLLEDYIPFVAKCASQTTGRYVEPGVDDEFSVALSAFNEAIDRYDIQKGASFLGFAETVIKRRLIDFYRSQSVRNKDVPFSDFDMDDEEDHVVNYVEVQRSLDLHQQSIEIETRQDEIIRFTEWLAEFDISLDELVELSPKHADARLNAMEVARVIAGDSELRNYLMDKKALPLKLLSSRVSVSRKTVERQRKYIIAITLILIGEFEMLKGYIQ, from the coding sequence GTGGCGATTCTACCGTTCCGTCGCAAAAAAACGGAAGAGCACTCGGATCTGAACCAATTGATCGACCTGATCCAAAAGGGCGACTCAAGACTGCGGAACAAGTTGCTGGAGGATTATATCCCGTTCGTCGCCAAATGCGCATCCCAGACAACCGGCCGTTATGTGGAGCCCGGAGTTGATGACGAATTCAGCGTCGCCTTGTCTGCGTTCAATGAGGCAATTGACCGATATGACATACAAAAAGGAGCCAGTTTTCTTGGCTTTGCAGAAACGGTAATCAAGCGGCGCCTGATTGATTTTTACCGGTCGCAGTCGGTCCGGAACAAAGATGTCCCATTCAGCGATTTTGACATGGATGACGAGGAAGACCACGTGGTCAACTATGTGGAAGTCCAGAGGTCGCTGGATTTGCATCAACAAAGCATTGAAATCGAAACGCGCCAGGACGAAATTATCCGATTCACGGAATGGTTGGCCGAGTTTGACATTAGTCTTGACGAGCTTGTGGAACTGTCACCCAAGCACGCAGACGCACGGCTGAACGCAATGGAAGTGGCCCGGGTCATTGCCGGTGACAGCGAGTTGAGAAATTACCTTATGGACAAAAAAGCGCTGCCGTTGAAATTGTTAAGTTCCAGAGTCTCTGTCAGCCGAAAAACGGTTGAACGGCAGAGAAAATATATCATAGCCATCACGTTGATTCTGATTGGCGAGTTTGAAATGCTAAAGGGATACATTCAGTAG
- a CDS encoding DUF2905 domain-containing protein yields the protein MNPVAKTLLGIGIAFIVLALIWQAGGKWLGYLGRLPGDIVVKKDNFSFYFPVMTSILISVALTLLTLLWNYFRR from the coding sequence ATGAATCCGGTAGCTAAAACTTTGCTGGGAATCGGAATTGCATTCATCGTTCTTGCTCTGATCTGGCAAGCAGGCGGCAAATGGCTTGGATACCTGGGTAGATTGCCCGGCGACATTGTGGTAAAGAAAGACAATTTTTCTTTCTATTTTCCCGTCATGACAAGCATTTTGATCAGCGTCGCACTGACTTTGCTGACTCTTTTGTGGAATTATTTCCGCAGATAA
- the ruvB gene encoding Holliday junction branch migration DNA helicase RuvB has translation MEDRIISAQYMGEDGALESLRPRYLEEYIGQKQVKENLRVFIQAAKMRQEALDHVLLYGPPGLGKTTLSNIIANELGVNIRITSGPAIERPGDLAAILTNLQQGDVLFIDEIHRLHRTVEEVLYPAMEDFALDIIIGKGPSARSVRLDLPPFTLVGATTRAGLLSSPLRDRFGVVSHLDYYTVEDLCRIVVRAADILQVKILPDAAVEIAGRSRGTPRVANRLLKRVRDFAQVRGDGIITRDLAADALRQIQVDPLGLDQVDHKLLLSIMDKFQGGPVGLDTIAATIGEEPDTIEDVYEPYLLQIGFLQRTPRGRVVTNGAYAHFGRVAPNESGS, from the coding sequence ATGGAAGATCGCATTATATCCGCACAATATATGGGGGAGGACGGAGCGCTTGAATCGCTCCGCCCTCGCTATTTGGAAGAATATATCGGGCAGAAGCAGGTCAAAGAGAACCTGCGGGTGTTCATTCAGGCGGCCAAGATGCGTCAGGAAGCACTGGATCATGTGCTGCTTTACGGACCTCCCGGACTTGGCAAAACAACACTGTCCAACATCATTGCCAACGAATTGGGCGTCAACATCCGTATAACATCCGGTCCCGCGATTGAACGACCGGGTGATCTGGCAGCCATCTTGACGAATCTGCAGCAGGGAGACGTACTGTTTATTGACGAAATCCACCGCCTGCACCGGACTGTGGAGGAGGTGCTTTATCCTGCCATGGAAGATTTCGCCCTGGACATTATCATCGGGAAGGGTCCCAGCGCCCGTTCGGTTCGTTTGGACTTGCCACCCTTTACCTTGGTGGGGGCGACTACCCGCGCGGGTCTTTTGTCCTCACCGTTGAGGGACCGGTTTGGAGTGGTCAGTCATCTGGATTACTATACGGTTGAGGATCTTTGCCGCATTGTGGTCCGGGCAGCTGACATCCTGCAAGTAAAAATCCTGCCGGATGCGGCAGTGGAAATCGCCGGCCGATCCAGGGGCACTCCCCGGGTGGCAAACCGCCTTTTAAAACGTGTGCGGGATTTTGCCCAAGTCCGCGGGGACGGGATCATAACCCGGGATCTTGCGGCAGACGCCCTGAGACAAATTCAAGTCGATCCTTTGGGGTTGGATCAGGTGGATCATAAGCTGCTGCTGTCGATCATGGACAAATTCCAGGGGGGCCCAGTCGGGCTGGATACCATTGCGGCAACTATCGGAGAGGAACCGGATACGATTGAGGACGTATATGAACCTTACCTGCTGCAGATCGGATTTTTGCAGCGAACTCCACGGGGACGTGTGGTAACCAATGGCGCTTATGCACATTTCGGGAGGGTGGCTCCGAATGAATCCGGTAGCTAA
- the ruvA gene encoding Holliday junction branch migration protein RuvA gives MIAFVEGIVEDVAHDHTVVNVNGIGYRVYVSGTTAYSLQPGSRERLYTQQHVREDAITLYGFKSRNERDLFVRLQNVSGVGPKAAMTIVGAAEVDAIVEAIQTERVDFLKRLPGIGQKTAQRLIIELKDKLDDLGTPGIGGIVVPAGDSPLTGDSGLFDALLALGYNEKEARAAVRKLSNEAAEGASLESLIKKALQLLAK, from the coding sequence GTGATAGCGTTTGTTGAGGGTATCGTGGAAGATGTTGCACATGATCATACAGTAGTAAATGTAAATGGGATCGGATACCGGGTATATGTGTCCGGTACAACGGCATATTCCCTGCAACCGGGTTCCAGGGAGCGATTGTATACTCAGCAGCATGTGCGGGAGGATGCAATCACACTCTACGGTTTTAAAAGCAGAAACGAACGGGACCTGTTTGTGCGGCTGCAGAATGTATCCGGAGTGGGCCCAAAAGCTGCAATGACGATTGTGGGAGCAGCAGAGGTGGATGCTATCGTGGAGGCCATTCAGACAGAGCGGGTGGATTTTTTGAAGCGGCTGCCGGGAATCGGGCAGAAAACGGCCCAAAGATTGATTATCGAGTTGAAAGACAAGCTGGATGATCTTGGCACGCCGGGAATCGGAGGAATTGTCGTTCCTGCGGGAGATAGTCCATTAACAGGGGATTCCGGGTTGTTTGATGCGCTTTTGGCACTGGGCTATAATGAGAAGGAAGCACGGGCGGCTGTTCGCAAGTTGTCGAATGAGGCCGCGGAAGGAGCTTCGCTTGAATCCCTCATAAAGAAAGCTTTGCAACTCTTGGCAAAATAG
- the ruvC gene encoding crossover junction endodeoxyribonuclease RuvC: protein MRIVGIDPGYGRTGYGVIELTGNRLRPLEFGLIETSTKLSMEKRLLQIYDSLLEIFSRRKPESLALEELFFSRNVTTGIGVSQARGVVLLAAAQTGLQVAEYKPVQIKQSITGYGKAEKQQIQEMVRMFLGLQDVPKPDDVADALAVAITHAHMVPYLSKLGQL from the coding sequence ATGCGGATTGTGGGAATTGACCCGGGTTACGGCCGGACAGGCTACGGGGTTATCGAACTGACCGGCAACCGGTTGCGCCCGCTGGAATTCGGATTGATTGAAACAAGTACGAAGCTCTCTATGGAAAAACGGTTACTTCAGATCTACGACTCCCTGCTGGAAATCTTTTCCCGCCGCAAGCCGGAATCCCTTGCGCTGGAGGAACTGTTCTTCAGCAGGAACGTAACGACCGGGATCGGGGTCAGTCAGGCAAGAGGCGTCGTTTTGTTGGCTGCGGCCCAAACAGGCTTGCAAGTGGCGGAGTACAAGCCAGTTCAGATCAAACAGTCCATTACGGGCTACGGTAAAGCGGAAAAGCAGCAAATCCAGGAGATGGTGCGCATGTTTCTGGGACTGCAGGATGTGCCGAAGCCGGACGATGTGGCGGATGCTTTGGCAGTTGCCATTACCCATGCCCACATGGTCCCGTACCTTTCCAAATTGGGTCAGCTTTGA
- a CDS encoding CobW family GTP-binding protein has product MDPFDKRIPATILTGALGSGKTTLLNHILKENHGLKVAVIVNEFGEISIDHQLVVGTKEEVMELANGCICCTVREDLQQAIEKILERSEQPEYLLVETTGLADPRPVAQTFLIDQLSERVRLDAIVTVIDAGRFSENLELSGTATDQILAGDILLLNKIDLVTPEKVREIKDEIGDLNPSARLLETTNARVDLRLLLDVGMFQLERMFPQGDKDDQVLLKDELVLLEECPDCLSGVAHEHIHSHLHDDEISSVSFVSDRPFDYDRLGEFMGNLPEGIFRGKGILWIDGYDEKLIFHLVGDRSQAVADGDWGSIPRENKLVFIGKRLDREDILSRLQGCLI; this is encoded by the coding sequence ATGGATCCATTCGACAAGCGCATTCCGGCAACGATTTTGACAGGTGCCCTGGGCAGCGGAAAGACCACTCTGCTGAACCATATTCTAAAGGAAAACCACGGACTGAAAGTCGCCGTCATTGTAAACGAATTTGGTGAAATCTCCATTGACCACCAGTTGGTGGTGGGCACTAAGGAGGAAGTAATGGAGCTTGCCAACGGCTGCATTTGCTGCACGGTCCGTGAAGACCTGCAGCAAGCCATCGAAAAGATCCTCGAACGAAGCGAACAACCGGAATATCTGCTGGTGGAAACTACCGGTCTGGCCGATCCGCGGCCGGTGGCACAGACGTTTTTGATTGATCAACTGTCTGAACGAGTCCGTCTTGATGCCATTGTCACGGTGATTGATGCCGGCAGATTTTCGGAGAATCTGGAACTGAGCGGGACAGCCACTGATCAGATCCTGGCTGGGGACATCCTGCTGCTTAACAAGATCGATTTGGTTACCCCTGAAAAGGTACGAGAAATCAAAGATGAAATCGGAGATTTGAACCCTTCGGCCCGGCTGCTGGAGACGACCAATGCCCGGGTGGACCTGCGCCTGCTGCTGGATGTCGGGATGTTCCAGTTGGAAAGAATGTTCCCACAAGGTGACAAGGATGATCAGGTACTGCTGAAAGACGAATTGGTGCTGCTGGAAGAATGTCCGGATTGCCTGTCAGGAGTGGCACATGAACATATCCACAGCCATTTGCATGATGATGAAATCTCCTCTGTGTCCTTTGTGAGCGACCGCCCCTTCGACTATGACCGGTTGGGCGAATTCATGGGCAATCTGCCGGAAGGAATATTTCGTGGTAAAGGGATTCTCTGGATTGACGGTTACGATGAAAAATTGATCTTTCACCTGGTTGGGGACCGGAGCCAGGCTGTGGCCGACGGGGATTGGGGCAGCATTCCCCGCGAGAACAAACTTGTGTTCATCGGGAAAAGGTTGGACCGGGAAGATATTCTGAGCAGGCTGCAGGGGTGCTTGATCTGA
- a CDS encoding YebC/PmpR family DNA-binding transcriptional regulator, producing the protein MAGHSKWKNIQHRKGKQDALRGKLFTKISREIFSAARSGGGNPDTNFRLRMAIDKAREANMPSDNIQRTIDKALGNIPGVTYEEMVYEGYGPGGVAVMLELLTDNRNRTAAEIRHIFSKRGGNLGETGCVGWMFERKGVLTVNKEDSSLSEDDLMMLALDAGAQDFSAEDDQYEITTAPEDFAAVQEALVGQGVKFEDATVTFVPQNTVELRGEDARKMLELYEALEEHDDVQAVYSNFEISDEELEKIG; encoded by the coding sequence ATGGCAGGACATTCCAAATGGAAAAACATTCAACATAGAAAAGGCAAACAGGATGCGCTGAGGGGGAAGCTGTTTACCAAGATCTCACGGGAAATTTTCAGTGCCGCCCGGTCAGGCGGTGGTAATCCCGATACCAACTTCCGCCTGCGGATGGCAATTGATAAGGCAAGGGAGGCAAACATGCCCTCTGACAATATTCAGCGAACGATTGACAAGGCGCTTGGCAATATTCCCGGGGTCACCTATGAAGAAATGGTTTATGAAGGGTATGGGCCTGGCGGAGTAGCCGTAATGCTGGAATTGCTTACGGACAACCGGAACCGGACCGCAGCGGAGATTCGCCATATCTTCTCCAAACGCGGCGGGAATCTGGGGGAAACGGGATGCGTAGGCTGGATGTTTGAACGAAAAGGAGTATTGACCGTAAATAAAGAAGACAGTTCACTTTCGGAAGACGATCTGATGATGCTGGCCCTGGATGCTGGTGCCCAGGATTTCTCGGCAGAAGACGATCAATACGAGATCACGACGGCACCCGAAGATTTTGCCGCCGTGCAGGAAGCGCTTGTGGGACAGGGCGTGAAGTTTGAAGACGCGACTGTCACCTTCGTTCCGCAGAATACGGTGGAACTTCGCGGAGAAGACGCCAGGAAGATGCTCGAACTCTATGAAGCGTTGGAAGAACACGATGACGTGCAGGCAGTCTATTCCAATTTTGAAATATCGGATGAAGAGCTGGAGAAGATCGGGTAA
- a CDS encoding Ger(x)C family spore germination protein has translation MRRLLAIVLCSLLIVSSLTGCWDRRELEQRASVVAFAVDKNQEDPNLVDVAIQVPIPIRIVGAGGGGGGEGGKEAVRILTGSGRSVLAAFQNIERSLNQQLFYGHTRIVVVSSEVAKTDIEDFVDVLRRSPQVRRLLWPVVVPGRAAELLYKDPKLEQIPMMFIKEMLESGARDKRIPDVTLGDFFISMSDTSIQPMMHMVAPTQKGMKWIGMAVFRDGKMVGNLKEPHVWAYMNMGKEQPGGDVVIACFDSKDRDLTFHPRRVSSKVKVEEKNGEIRALYDVKMEGDIFESECNVDFNNEAVINKVQNAIEVELEKRAKEMIHHVQRDLASDVLGLGFAVRAFHPEIWKKVDWDKTFPKVKIDVSYHVKVRRFGMTMGKQE, from the coding sequence ATGAGACGTCTACTTGCAATCGTTCTGTGCAGTCTGTTGATCGTTTCCTCCCTCACAGGTTGTTGGGACCGGAGAGAACTGGAACAAAGGGCCTCAGTGGTTGCATTTGCAGTGGACAAAAATCAAGAAGATCCGAACCTCGTGGATGTGGCAATCCAGGTTCCGATTCCCATCAGGATCGTGGGGGCCGGAGGCGGTGGCGGTGGTGAAGGAGGCAAAGAGGCAGTCCGGATTCTGACCGGTTCCGGCCGCTCGGTACTGGCGGCATTTCAGAACATCGAGAGGAGTCTAAATCAGCAATTGTTTTACGGACATACCCGTATTGTGGTGGTCAGCAGCGAGGTGGCCAAAACGGACATTGAGGATTTTGTCGACGTCTTGCGGCGATCCCCGCAGGTCCGGCGTTTGTTGTGGCCGGTAGTGGTTCCCGGGAGGGCAGCAGAACTTCTCTATAAGGATCCCAAGCTGGAACAGATTCCCATGATGTTCATCAAAGAGATGTTGGAATCGGGTGCCAGGGACAAACGGATTCCGGATGTTACACTGGGGGATTTTTTCATATCCATGTCCGACACTTCCATCCAACCCATGATGCACATGGTGGCTCCCACCCAAAAAGGAATGAAGTGGATCGGCATGGCCGTGTTCCGGGACGGCAAAATGGTGGGGAATCTAAAAGAACCGCACGTTTGGGCCTATATGAATATGGGAAAAGAACAGCCTGGCGGTGATGTTGTGATAGCATGCTTTGACAGTAAGGATCGAGATCTGACGTTTCATCCCCGGCGAGTGTCTTCGAAGGTAAAGGTGGAGGAAAAAAACGGCGAAATCCGCGCACTCTACGATGTCAAAATGGAAGGTGACATCTTTGAATCGGAATGCAATGTGGATTTCAACAATGAGGCTGTGATCAACAAGGTTCAAAATGCTATTGAGGTAGAATTGGAAAAGCGTGCAAAGGAGATGATCCACCATGTACAAAGGGATCTGGCATCTGATGTTCTGGGGTTGGGATTTGCCGTTCGGGCCTTTCATCCCGAGATTTGGAAAAAAGTGGACTGGGATAAAACATTTCCGAAGGTCAAGATTGATGTGTCCTACCATGTGAAAGTGCGTCGTTTTGGGATGACCATGGGCAAGCAAGAGTAG
- a CDS encoding GerAB/ArcD/ProY family transporter, translated as MTKPTLPIITDRITQSQSMSLITSTVIGVSVLTLPRMSTEIANQQGWIPIFIGFLLAMAAVWVVTLLSVRMNGQSFANFVARTLGPKKYPVLGKVLGIPLLLAYVGYWLIVTALVARTFGEVVVTAVLLETPLEVIVGSMLALTLYLCLSKDKVVFRVNEFLLPLMVAPLLILGVMAFQKANFTRLMPVFPLETKGILQTVAGTALAFQGYEIILQFASRYDEKVKYVRANMLGMGFVGLVYVLIVIAGIVTFGHEELQRLTWPTLELVKSVNVPGLVLERAEAVFIGVWVAAVFTTAGNCFYAGTRLLCDTFGIRKPQYVAIGLVPVLYLVAMNPRNQFDLFAALNRTSFAGILLAVVIPVALLGLSFFRNSGTDAK; from the coding sequence ATGACCAAGCCGACGCTTCCGATCATAACTGACCGAATTACACAAAGCCAGTCCATGTCCCTGATTACCAGTACCGTTATTGGCGTGAGTGTCTTGACACTTCCGCGGATGTCGACTGAAATTGCAAACCAGCAGGGGTGGATCCCTATTTTTATTGGATTTCTCCTGGCAATGGCAGCGGTGTGGGTGGTGACCCTTCTCAGCGTCCGTATGAACGGGCAGTCTTTTGCCAATTTTGTGGCGCGTACGTTAGGTCCGAAAAAATACCCGGTATTGGGCAAGGTGCTGGGAATCCCCCTTCTTTTGGCTTACGTGGGGTATTGGCTGATAGTGACTGCCCTGGTTGCGCGTACATTCGGTGAGGTTGTGGTTACCGCGGTTTTGCTGGAGACTCCGCTCGAGGTGATCGTGGGAAGCATGTTGGCGCTGACGCTGTACCTTTGCTTGAGCAAAGACAAAGTGGTCTTTCGAGTCAATGAATTCTTGCTTCCTCTGATGGTTGCACCGTTGTTGATTCTGGGTGTGATGGCATTTCAGAAAGCGAATTTCACCCGTTTGATGCCGGTGTTCCCTTTGGAGACCAAGGGGATTCTGCAGACGGTGGCTGGCACTGCACTCGCTTTTCAAGGGTACGAGATCATTCTGCAATTTGCTTCCCGCTACGACGAGAAAGTCAAATATGTAAGAGCCAACATGCTGGGCATGGGATTCGTTGGTCTGGTGTATGTCTTGATCGTCATAGCCGGTATCGTCACCTTCGGACATGAAGAACTGCAACGATTGACATGGCCCACTCTTGAATTGGTCAAATCGGTCAATGTGCCCGGGTTGGTCTTGGAAAGAGCGGAAGCGGTGTTTATCGGGGTTTGGGTGGCGGCTGTTTTTACTACTGCAGGGAATTGCTTCTATGCAGGCACACGTCTCTTATGCGATACATTCGGAATTCGCAAACCGCAATACGTCGCAATCGGGTTGGTGCCTGTCCTGTATTTGGTCGCCATGAATCCCAGAAACCAGTTCGATCTGTTCGCCGCATTAAATCGGACTTCTTTTGCCGGGATTTTGCTGGCAGTGGTCATCCCCGTCGCTTTGCTGGGGTTGTCATTTTTCAGGAACAGTGGGACCGATGCAAAATGA